Proteins from one Periplaneta americana isolate PAMFEO1 chromosome 6, P.americana_PAMFEO1_priV1, whole genome shotgun sequence genomic window:
- the LOC138701140 gene encoding retinoid-inducible serine carboxypeptidase-like gives MDMNIFFILASLLVGLASGRQGVGPGDQDWGYVTVRDGAHMFYWLYYHAQTTAQPLVIWLQGGPGASSTGYGNFEELGIVDENLNVRNTSWVNHVNVLFIDNPVGTGFSYVDSYDLLTTTNAEIAADLVTFTGQFMDTYPQFKTVPLYIFSESYGGKMAAEYGLALDKAIKAGTVEAALKGVGLGDSWISPIDSVLTWAPFLLQTGMVDTEGHDYIDSYAQQTKAALDNGQYEQATDLWGATENAIFVATDGIDFYNILTKVGGSRRFFSMKDIVKKHQLRDDASLERLMNGIVKETLGIPAQVEWGGQSGYVFNYLYGDFMKSVTNIVEQLLDETDLTVCVFTGQLDLIVDTPGTLDWTERLQWAGSQQWLVAQRNSLVVNGYIEGYKKVYGNLHFYWLLRSGHMVPADNPYGALKMLQEITNYQ, from the exons ATGGACATGAATATCTTCTTCATCCTCGCTTCGCTTCTTGTTGGCCTTGCGTCTG GTCGGCAAGGAGTAGGACCTGGAGACCAGGACTGGGGCTACGTGACGGTGCGTGATGGCGCCCACATGTTCTACTGGCTGTACTACCACGCACAGACCACGGCGCAGCCCCTCGTCATATGGCTGCAAGGGGGGCCCGGCGCCTCTTCCACGGGGTACGGCAACTTCGAGGAGCTGGGCATCGTCGACGAGAACCTCAACGTCCGCAACACTTCCTGG GTGAACCATGTCAACGTGCTGTTCATCGACAACCCAGTGGGCACTGGATTCAGCTACGTGGACAGCTACGATCTCCTGACCACCACGAATGCTGAGATCGCTGCTGACTTGGTCACATTCACAGGACAATTCATGGACACCTATCCCCAATTCAAGACTGTGCCACTGTACATCTTCTCCGAGTCGTATGGAGGCAAGATGGCCGCTGAATACGGCCTGGCTTTGGATAAG gcaATCAAGGCTGGTACAGTTGAAGCTGCTCTCAAAGGTGTCGGACTTGGGGACTCGTGGATTTCCCCCATCGACTCTGTTCTAACATGGGCTCCATTCCTGCTCCAGACG GGAATGGTTGACACAGAAGGACACGACTACATTGACTCTTATGCCCAGCAAACGAAAGCTGCTCTTGATAATGGACAATATGAACAAGCTACTGATCTGTGGGGAGCGACAGAAAATGCCATTTTTGTGGCGACAGATGGCATTGATTTCTACAATATCCTAACCAAAGTAGGAGGATCACGGCGGTTTTTTTCGATGAAGG ataTTGTGAAAAAGCACCAATTAAGAGATGACGCTTCTTTAGAGAGACTGATGAATGGCATTGTGAAGGAGACTCTGGGAATTCCAGCTCAAGTAGAATGGGGAGGACAAAGTGGCTATGTCTTCAATTATCTGTATGGTGACTTCATGAAGTCTGTCACAAATATAG TGGAGCAGTTGCTAGATGAAACAGACTTGACTGTGTGCGTGTTCACTGGACAACTGGATCTAATTGTTGACACCCCAG GCACTCTGGATTGGACTGAGAGGCTTCAGTGGGCAGGATCCCAGCAGTGGCTCGTTGCTCAGAGAAACTCCCTGGTGGTTAATGGCTATATTGAGGGTTATAAGAAAGTGTATGGAAACTTACACTTCTACTGGCTTCTGCGTTCGGGACACATG